In Brevibacillus brevis NBRC 100599, a single genomic region encodes these proteins:
- a CDS encoding ABC transporter permease codes for MTTALRRVIFIAMIAAIWEVTSKLSGLPSFMFPSLTQVFDTLVNGLISGQITAAIGKSMGRILLGFLIAIIIGLILGYFIWRYKLVEDTLGFVVTALQSIPSIVWFPLAIIWFGLNDFSILFIVTIGATWTMTVNATSGFKNVPPLYQRVAKTYGSTGFHFVRTVILPASVPQIISGLRIAWAFSWRALMAGELLGGGGGLGQLLEMGRSLGQMDLVISVMIIIAIIGTIVDNVVFSRIERNVQMKWGVHS; via the coding sequence ATGACTACAGCTTTAAGACGGGTTATCTTCATCGCTATGATAGCGGCGATATGGGAAGTCACATCTAAATTATCGGGGCTGCCATCGTTCATGTTTCCCAGCTTGACCCAGGTTTTCGATACACTCGTAAATGGCTTGATAAGCGGGCAAATTACCGCCGCGATTGGAAAAAGCATGGGACGAATCCTGTTGGGCTTTCTCATTGCTATTATCATCGGACTGATATTGGGTTACTTCATTTGGAGGTACAAACTCGTAGAAGATACGCTTGGCTTTGTCGTGACTGCGCTTCAATCTATCCCAAGCATTGTCTGGTTCCCGCTTGCGATAATATGGTTTGGCTTAAATGACTTCTCTATTTTGTTCATCGTGACGATTGGGGCGACCTGGACGATGACGGTCAACGCGACCAGCGGTTTCAAAAATGTCCCGCCGCTATATCAACGGGTAGCCAAGACTTATGGTTCGACTGGCTTTCACTTCGTTCGAACGGTCATTCTTCCTGCATCCGTACCACAGATCATCTCTGGGCTTCGGATCGCTTGGGCGTTTTCGTGGCGGGCACTCATGGCTGGTGAGTTGCTCGGGGGTGGCGGTGGTCTTGGGCAATTACTCGAGATGGGCCGTTCACTTGGACAAATGGATTTGGTGATATCTGTCATGATCATTATTGCGATCATCGGGACCATCGTCGATAATGTTGTCTTTTCACGGATCGAACGCAACGTTCAGATGAAGTGGGGAGTCCATTCATAA
- a CDS encoding aliphatic sulfonate ABC transporter substrate-binding protein: protein MLKKVFSTVVASLLLMGIASGCSTGGAESSEKEVKIGYFPNLTHSATIIALEKGYFKEAFGADVKIQTKTVANGGLFMEAMATKAIDVGTVGPGPLLNFYVKHPGYRLISGAVNGGAVLVMNGSTNITELKDLKGKRITIPVIGSTQDVMLRKALNEVGLKPTTNGGDVELYAAAPADTAALFVQKSVDGAATQEPWGYVLENQAGGKLLLDWDQFAWGKESTNTVVAASDEFLKREGLATAYLQAHKKAVKFIQENPEESQDLIIKHLKNLTGKELSKKEVQAAFSRLEVTTAVNEKVIQEMADISKEAGYISSNKIDGLIDLKYLEEAK from the coding sequence ATGCTAAAAAAAGTGTTCAGTACCGTGGTTGCGTCCCTATTATTGATGGGGATTGCTAGCGGGTGCTCTACAGGCGGAGCCGAATCCTCTGAGAAGGAAGTCAAGATCGGATATTTCCCAAATCTGACCCATAGCGCAACGATCATTGCATTGGAGAAAGGCTATTTCAAGGAAGCTTTCGGTGCGGATGTAAAGATTCAAACGAAAACGGTCGCCAATGGCGGATTGTTTATGGAAGCAATGGCAACAAAGGCGATTGACGTAGGGACAGTCGGACCTGGACCGTTGTTGAACTTTTATGTCAAGCATCCCGGGTATCGTTTGATTTCAGGTGCGGTCAATGGCGGAGCTGTGCTCGTCATGAATGGTTCAACCAATATTACGGAACTAAAGGATTTAAAAGGCAAAAGAATCACGATTCCGGTAATCGGCAGCACACAGGATGTCATGCTCAGAAAAGCACTGAATGAGGTTGGCCTGAAACCGACGACGAATGGTGGAGATGTGGAACTGTATGCGGCGGCTCCGGCAGATACGGCAGCCTTATTCGTACAAAAATCCGTTGACGGTGCAGCAACGCAAGAGCCGTGGGGATATGTCCTGGAAAATCAGGCTGGGGGAAAATTGCTTTTGGACTGGGATCAATTCGCTTGGGGGAAAGAATCAACCAATACCGTGGTAGCAGCCAGCGATGAATTTTTGAAACGAGAAGGATTGGCAACCGCCTACCTGCAAGCACATAAAAAGGCAGTTAAATTCATTCAGGAAAATCCCGAAGAAAGCCAAGACTTGATCATCAAGCATTTGAAAAATCTGACTGGCAAAGAGTTGAGCAAAAAAGAAGTGCAGGCAGCCTTTTCCCGTTTGGAAGTTACAACAGCGGTTAATGAAAAGGTCATTCAAGAAATGGCAGATATCAGCAAGGAAGCCGGATATATTTCCAGTAATAAAATCGATGGCTTGATCGATTTGAAGTATTTGGAAGAGGCGAAATAA
- a CDS encoding ABC transporter ATP-binding protein, with protein sequence MYLTIDNVTKHFVNEQKQKVKVLDDINLEVEKGSFVSIVGPSGCGKSTLLYLIAGLDQPDNGDIHVAGNKVNKPGPDRVVVFQEAGLFPWLTVLENVTYGLKLKKMSAAKANEKALEVLKMVHLSKYVHSYPHQLSGGMKQRVAIARALVMEPDILLMDEPFSALDEQTRMVLHKELLEIWRKTKVTIFFVTHNIREAVLLAERIVVFATRPGKIKEIIAVPAMRDGVMPDSVTVSTEQKVLSILQEEIEKVLKEEMGNDYSFKTGYLHRYDSGDMGSHI encoded by the coding sequence ATGTATCTGACTATTGATAATGTTACGAAACATTTTGTGAATGAGCAGAAACAAAAAGTAAAGGTGCTGGATGATATCAATCTGGAAGTGGAAAAGGGCAGCTTCGTTTCCATTGTCGGCCCCTCTGGCTGTGGAAAATCGACGCTGCTCTACTTGATAGCGGGATTGGATCAACCGGACAACGGTGACATCCACGTTGCTGGCAATAAAGTGAATAAGCCCGGACCTGACAGAGTTGTCGTTTTTCAAGAAGCAGGATTATTTCCATGGCTGACCGTTTTGGAAAATGTTACATACGGGCTCAAGTTGAAGAAAATGTCAGCAGCGAAAGCCAACGAAAAGGCGCTGGAAGTGCTCAAGATGGTCCATTTAAGCAAGTATGTTCATTCCTATCCCCATCAGCTCTCAGGCGGGATGAAGCAACGCGTAGCCATCGCTCGGGCACTTGTCATGGAACCCGACATTTTGCTGATGGATGAACCGTTCTCGGCGCTGGATGAACAGACGCGGATGGTTCTTCATAAGGAGCTGCTTGAGATTTGGCGGAAGACCAAGGTCACGATTTTTTTCGTCACCCATAATATCCGGGAGGCCGTTTTACTTGCGGAGAGAATCGTCGTTTTTGCCACACGCCCGGGAAAAATCAAGGAAATCATTGCGGTTCCTGCCATGCGCGATGGGGTCATGCCGGACAGTGTGACAGTAAGCACCGAGCAGAAGGTGCTGTCGATTCTGCAAGAAGAGATAGAAAAGGTGCTGAAGGAGGAAATGGGCAATGACTACAGCTTTAAGACGGGTTATCTTCATCGCTATGATAGCGGCGATATGGGAAGTCACATCTAA
- a CDS encoding amidohydrolase family protein translates to MIDLLLVNGVVITMDKDRRVLQDGAIAIDKGRILEVGDTPLLKDKYPAQKVVDCTHHCILPGFIDAHGHGGHSLFKTIATDNINDWMPIMTNTYKHYVTDDFWYYEGKLSALERLKAGITTGVSVLGSMPRSDDPIFALNHAKAYNEVGVREIVATGPCNPPWPHPFSRWVDGQKVTKEVTYEQVLAGAEAVIEALNHANNDKTRAYITPFVIVTSVNPSYPTPADQLFGLTDFDRYQARKIREIAKRYDTRIHSDAFGGMIHLAIQDKEYALLGPDVHLQHCRGISFDEAKILAETGTNVSASPGFGQINARTPITELLEMGATVAITTDGTSPMTPFDMFQAMRRMQLLQQAALRDYYYLPPGKLLEMVTIDAARCVGWDDELGSLEAGKKADVITVNMHQAHLNPENMHVHRVVYQAVGGDVNHVIVDGELIMDERRVLTVDEKQILKEANEEANRTIERAGLEIYMQPSKYFWGHARAYLDERRFDPTKLGY, encoded by the coding sequence TTGATCGATTTGCTACTCGTAAACGGCGTAGTCATTACCATGGACAAAGACCGTAGGGTACTACAGGACGGGGCAATCGCCATTGACAAAGGAAGAATTTTGGAGGTAGGCGACACTCCACTTCTAAAAGACAAGTATCCCGCGCAAAAGGTAGTCGACTGCACACATCATTGTATACTACCAGGCTTCATTGACGCACATGGTCATGGCGGACATTCCTTGTTCAAAACGATTGCAACGGACAATATCAACGACTGGATGCCAATCATGACCAATACTTACAAGCACTACGTGACAGACGATTTCTGGTACTACGAAGGAAAGCTGTCAGCACTGGAGCGGCTTAAAGCCGGGATTACGACAGGTGTTAGCGTCTTAGGCTCCATGCCTCGCTCAGATGATCCGATCTTTGCCTTGAATCACGCCAAAGCGTACAACGAGGTTGGTGTCCGCGAAATCGTAGCGACAGGTCCATGCAACCCACCGTGGCCGCATCCCTTTAGCCGCTGGGTCGATGGACAAAAAGTGACGAAGGAAGTCACCTATGAGCAGGTTCTCGCTGGAGCAGAAGCAGTGATCGAAGCCCTGAATCACGCGAATAACGATAAAACCAGAGCATACATAACGCCATTTGTCATCGTGACCTCTGTCAATCCGTCCTATCCGACACCAGCTGACCAATTGTTTGGCTTAACCGATTTCGACCGGTACCAAGCACGGAAAATCAGGGAGATTGCGAAAAGGTACGACACGCGCATCCACTCCGATGCTTTTGGAGGCATGATTCACCTCGCGATCCAAGATAAAGAGTACGCGCTGCTTGGTCCAGACGTACACTTGCAGCATTGTCGGGGGATTTCGTTTGACGAGGCGAAAATTTTGGCCGAAACAGGAACGAATGTGAGCGCTTCTCCTGGTTTTGGTCAAATCAACGCAAGGACCCCGATTACGGAATTGCTGGAGATGGGAGCGACTGTTGCAATCACGACAGACGGTACTTCACCGATGACTCCTTTTGACATGTTTCAGGCCATGCGCAGAATGCAGCTGCTGCAACAAGCTGCGCTACGTGATTACTATTACCTCCCGCCGGGCAAGCTGCTGGAAATGGTAACAATTGATGCGGCGCGCTGTGTCGGCTGGGATGACGAGCTGGGGTCTCTTGAGGCTGGTAAAAAAGCGGACGTCATTACCGTAAATATGCATCAGGCCCACTTGAATCCAGAGAACATGCACGTCCATCGTGTCGTCTATCAGGCAGTCGGTGGAGATGTGAACCACGTCATTGTCGACGGTGAGCTGATTATGGACGAGCGCCGTGTTTTGACTGTGGATGAAAAGCAAATCCTCAAGGAAGCGAATGAAGAGGCGAATCGCACAATCGAGCGGGCAGGCCTGGAAATCTACATGCAGCCAAGCAAGTATTTCTGGGGGCATGCGCGAGCTTATTTGGATGAGAGAAGGTTTGATCCGACGAAGCTCGGATATTGA
- a CDS encoding DedA family protein, producing MQNWMTQIIEQYSYFGILLMMALENIFPPIPSEVILTFGGFMTTQSSLTVFGVILSATIGSVIGAIILYGIGYYLDVKKIEKIVERWGYLLRIKTADIHKANKWFDRYGYWTVFFCRMVPLIRSLISIPAGMTKMNFPLFLLFTTLGTFIWNIILVMAGHLLGESWEDILYYFDLYSNVVYVVLAFAGIVFLILFLRKRKVDA from the coding sequence ATGCAGAACTGGATGACCCAAATTATTGAACAATATAGTTACTTCGGTATCTTACTGATGATGGCACTGGAAAACATCTTTCCACCCATACCTTCAGAGGTGATCTTGACGTTCGGTGGCTTTATGACGACGCAATCCTCCTTAACGGTTTTTGGTGTAATCTTGTCAGCTACAATCGGTTCGGTGATCGGGGCAATCATTCTCTATGGAATCGGTTATTATCTGGACGTCAAAAAAATAGAGAAGATCGTAGAGCGATGGGGATATCTTCTGCGCATTAAAACGGCAGATATCCATAAGGCGAATAAATGGTTTGATCGATACGGGTACTGGACGGTCTTTTTTTGCCGCATGGTCCCATTAATCAGAAGCCTGATTTCCATTCCAGCTGGTATGACCAAAATGAATTTCCCGCTGTTCTTGTTGTTTACAACACTTGGTACGTTTATTTGGAACATCATCCTCGTGATGGCTGGTCACTTATTGGGGGAGTCATGGGAAGACATTCTGTACTACTTCGATCTCTATTCCAATGTCGTTTATGTTGTACTCGCCTTTGCGGGGATCGTGTTTCTCATCTTATTCCTCCGCAAACGAAAAGTGGACGCCTAA
- a CDS encoding GNAT family N-acetyltransferase: protein MSTPLNTELVRIQPWADDDLSLLRLLNAPVMMEQLGGPETEEQLLARHERYVNKDGQQTSKMFSIVLLPDHTPVGSIGYWDRIWQGENVYEVGWSVLPPFQGKGIASAALALLITRIKQERRHKFIHAYPSVDNPASNAICRKLGFTLQSECVFEYPPGSFMRSNDWRLEVASVHFPIEKVREQLPM, encoded by the coding sequence ATGTCCACACCGCTAAACACTGAGCTTGTCCGTATTCAACCCTGGGCGGATGACGATCTTTCTTTGCTACGCCTTTTGAATGCACCAGTCATGATGGAGCAGCTCGGAGGACCGGAGACGGAGGAACAGCTCCTTGCTCGGCACGAACGATACGTCAATAAGGACGGACAGCAAACGAGCAAGATGTTCAGCATCGTACTGCTTCCAGATCACACTCCCGTCGGAAGCATCGGCTATTGGGACCGCATCTGGCAAGGAGAAAACGTATACGAAGTAGGCTGGAGCGTCCTCCCACCCTTTCAAGGGAAAGGAATCGCCTCTGCAGCTTTAGCTTTACTGATTACCCGCATCAAACAAGAACGAAGACACAAGTTTATTCATGCCTATCCCTCTGTGGACAACCCTGCCTCCAATGCCATTTGCCGTAAGCTCGGTTTCACTCTGCAATCAGAATGCGTCTTTGAATACCCTCCAGGAAGTTTTATGCGCTCCAATGATTGGCGATTAGAAGTCGCATCTGTACATTTCCCCATCGAAAAAGTCCGGGAGCAACTCCCAATGTAG
- a CDS encoding GNAT family N-acetyltransferase, with the protein MNEKSIHTQRLKLIPFTHRIATNILQENYEELLDMGLTLGKGWPDEDAMETIPKIIQALERTGGPTGFESWMILTKEDMKIIGDVGFKGVPNAQGEVDIGYGIIEAERKKGYAYEAAEGLANWALLQPDVKKITAKCLLDNIDSAKLLVKMGFTEIKRDDTMIYWSRQKE; encoded by the coding sequence ATGAATGAAAAAAGCATTCATACACAACGGCTCAAATTGATTCCATTTACACATAGAATAGCAACGAATATTTTGCAAGAAAATTACGAAGAGTTATTGGATATGGGGCTTACATTAGGCAAAGGCTGGCCAGATGAGGATGCGATGGAAACGATCCCCAAAATCATCCAAGCACTCGAACGCACAGGGGGACCGACAGGATTTGAATCGTGGATGATCCTTACAAAAGAAGACATGAAGATCATCGGGGATGTAGGATTCAAAGGAGTCCCGAATGCGCAGGGAGAAGTGGACATCGGCTATGGAATTATTGAAGCCGAGCGAAAAAAAGGCTACGCGTATGAGGCAGCAGAAGGTTTAGCGAATTGGGCGTTATTGCAGCCAGATGTGAAAAAGATTACGGCGAAATGCCTGCTAGATAACATAGATTCCGCAAAATTATTAGTCAAAATGGGCTTTACAGAAATAAAGAGGGACGACACGATGATTTACTGGTCTAGGCAGAAAGAATAG